One Paenibacillus sp. JNUCC32 DNA segment encodes these proteins:
- the dcm gene encoding DNA (cytosine-5-)-methyltransferase, which translates to MTFKYIELFAGIGGFRSALDGLGGGCVFASEIDKYASQAYKALYNGAQELHGDITKIDAHNIPDHDVLVGGFPCQAFSVAGQRKGFEDARGTLFFEIARIASAKQPRLMLLENVKGLLSHDGGKTFETMCVILHDIGYAIDFRVLNSKHFGVPQNRERIFLACDRNAEHAEWDVTGSDVVARAKRRVRALGIRTFNFDWPENGEVTTRLRDVLEMQVDEKYYLSEEKTAKLIAQLEERGIETNVDGDGCAMVGRVNISGYDQRKRVYSPDGLCPTPSGLGASGNEPKIVETTVIAGSLEHYGNDQMNRVYSVDGLAPTITVVSGGGREQKIAEPYTVFQKTTSWTTTVKYDETGTLQAARLDKVPQVVTPRYRIRKLTPRECWRLQGFTDAQHDAVMNAGISDSQRYKQAGNAVTVNVIRAVGKPLVKRLKQTESSETGNRSTSEMEAV; encoded by the coding sequence TTGACGTTTAAATATATCGAATTGTTTGCCGGCATTGGCGGATTTCGTTCCGCATTGGACGGACTGGGCGGCGGGTGTGTATTCGCGTCCGAGATCGATAAATACGCAAGCCAAGCGTACAAGGCACTATACAACGGCGCCCAGGAATTACACGGCGACATTACGAAAATCGATGCGCACAACATTCCGGATCATGACGTATTGGTCGGCGGCTTTCCGTGCCAAGCGTTCTCAGTCGCTGGCCAGCGTAAAGGATTCGAAGATGCGCGCGGTACGTTATTCTTCGAGATTGCGCGTATAGCTTCCGCTAAACAGCCACGCCTGATGCTGCTGGAGAACGTGAAGGGGCTGTTATCGCATGATGGCGGCAAGACGTTCGAAACGATGTGCGTAATCCTTCACGATATTGGATACGCGATTGATTTCCGCGTTCTCAACTCGAAACATTTCGGCGTGCCGCAGAATCGCGAGCGTATTTTCCTAGCGTGTGATCGTAACGCGGAACATGCGGAATGGGACGTAACTGGGAGCGACGTGGTAGCGCGGGCTAAACGGAGGGTACGGGCGCTTGGGATTCGTACGTTTAACTTCGATTGGCCAGAGAACGGCGAAGTGACTACGCGATTGAGAGACGTTTTGGAAATGCAAGTCGACGAGAAATATTATCTGAGCGAGGAAAAGACGGCGAAATTGATTGCGCAGTTAGAAGAGCGCGGAATAGAGACGAATGTGGACGGCGATGGCTGCGCGATGGTCGGGCGTGTAAATATATCCGGGTACGATCAGAGAAAAAGAGTCTATTCGCCAGATGGGCTTTGTCCTACACCGAGTGGGCTGGGCGCCAGCGGAAACGAACCGAAAATAGTAGAAACAACAGTAATCGCTGGCTCACTCGAACACTACGGAAACGACCAGATGAACCGCGTCTATTCTGTCGACGGCCTTGCGCCAACAATCACGGTAGTCAGCGGTGGCGGACGAGAGCAGAAGATTGCGGAACCTTACACCGTTTTCCAAAAAACAACGAGCTGGACGACAACGGTCAAATATGACGAAACTGGCACGCTACAGGCCGCCCGACTCGATAAGGTTCCGCAAGTCGTAACACCACGCTACCGCATCCGCAAGTTAACTCCGCGCGAGTGCTGGCGCTTGCAGGGCTTTACCGACGCGCAACATGACGCAGTTATGAACGCAGGTATTAGCGATTCGCAGCGTTACAAACAGGCGGGTAATGCCGTCACAGTTAACGTTATTCGTGCGGTAGGTAAACCGCTAGTTAAACGGTTAAAGCAAACGGAATCGAGCGAAACAGGCAATCGTTCGACTTCGGAAATGGAGGCGGTCTAA
- a CDS encoding sigma factor-like helix-turn-helix DNA-binding protein, with amino-acid sequence MGAVKVDTEKQARAYEVKYALNDAAGVKALLRDRHRIAERRYKGDTAASDILIDLHSAINSAGLTERQTEAIAWVYGVDLTQKDAAALMAVSREAITQFIGEAASRIAAVFARWEYGEVTVEFDEEETDNDGL; translated from the coding sequence ATGGGTGCAGTTAAAGTAGATACGGAAAAACAGGCGCGAGCCTACGAGGTGAAATACGCTCTCAACGACGCGGCTGGCGTAAAGGCGTTATTACGCGATCGCCACCGCATAGCCGAACGCCGCTACAAAGGCGACACGGCAGCCAGCGATATATTGATCGATTTGCATAGCGCAATTAACAGCGCCGGCCTAACGGAGCGCCAGACGGAGGCGATTGCGTGGGTATATGGCGTAGATTTGACGCAGAAAGACGCGGCGGCGCTTATGGCGGTGAGTCGCGAGGCGATTACGCAATTTATCGGAGAGGCAGCGTCCAGGATTGCGGCAGTGTTTGCGCGGTGGGAGTACGGTGAGGTAACGGTCGAATTTGACGAAGAGGAGACGGATAATGACGGACTATAA
- a CDS encoding GIY-YIG nuclease family protein — MAINIALPDDYYDFPARNYRTETAVLGGKAGVYILLDKDGLALYVGKAGNLRSRLRAHLSQRSHIVDIIPFVNNVRVYFVLSEYEREVYETFAIQTFQPSKNRAKVFFDRYGDDAQDVEDRLFEIMTRIRELEDERRFILQDIRDEEEDEHEDEDFRKFSQSLTYIELAAIDDEIRELRKEREKLRNK, encoded by the coding sequence ATGGCGATTAATATTGCGCTGCCTGACGATTATTACGACTTTCCTGCGCGCAACTACCGAACAGAAACGGCCGTACTTGGCGGTAAGGCTGGCGTTTACATTCTGCTCGACAAAGACGGGCTCGCGCTGTACGTAGGCAAGGCGGGAAACCTGCGAAGTAGGCTACGCGCTCACTTAAGCCAGCGGTCTCATATCGTCGATATCATTCCGTTCGTTAATAATGTCCGCGTATACTTCGTTCTAAGCGAATACGAGCGTGAGGTGTACGAGACATTCGCAATTCAGACGTTCCAGCCGTCTAAAAACCGCGCTAAAGTGTTCTTCGACCGGTATGGTGACGATGCGCAGGACGTTGAGGACCGTCTATTCGAGATTATGACGCGAATACGCGAGTTGGAAGACGAACGCCGATTTATCCTGCAGGACATTCGCGACGAGGAGGAAGACGAGCACGAGGATGAAGATTTCCGTAAATTTTCGCAATCATTGACTTACATTGAGTTGGCCGCCATTGACGACGAGATCCGGGAATTAAGAAAAGAGCGCGAAAAGTTACGCAATAAGTGA